In the genome of bacterium, the window ATTAAAAATTTAAAAGAGGCAGAAGAGATAAAAGGTTGGTTAATAAAAAACAGTTAAGGAGGCAAAATGGATTTAAAAGAAAAGGTTGAAAATTCAATTAAGGATGTAAGAGAATTTTTACAGGCAGAAGGTGGAGATTGCGAAATTGTTGAAGCAAAGGATGGAATTGTTAAAGTAAGATTGATTGGAACATGTAAGGGCTGTCCTTTTTCACAGATAACTTTAAAAATGCGGATAGAGGCAATAATAAAAGATAGAGTCCCAGAGGTTAAAGAAGTTGTTGAAGTTGAGGAATAATGGAAGAAAAACTGAAAAAACTTAAGGATTATCTTAAAAAATTAAAGAGGGTTGTTATTGCATATTCAGGCGGAGTTGACAGTACTTTTTTGCTCAATGTCGCCTTAAACACACTTGGTAAAGAAAATGTTATTGCAGTTATTGGTATATCTCCTACATATCCTAATGAAGAAAGAAAATTTGCTGTAAATTTTTGTAAGGAAAATGGGATAAAATATATTGAAGTTGAGACTGAAGAATTTAAAGATTCAAATTTTTTAAAAAATCCTCCTGATAGATGCTTTTGGTGCAAAAAAGAGTTATTTGGAAAGATTGAAGAGATAAGAAAAAATTTGAATTTTAAATATATAATTGATG includes:
- a CDS encoding NifU family protein → MDLKEKVENSIKDVREFLQAEGGDCEIVEAKDGIVKVRLIGTCKGCPFSQITLKMRIEAIIKDRVPEVKEVVEVEE